A single Triticum dicoccoides isolate Atlit2015 ecotype Zavitan chromosome 2A, WEW_v2.0, whole genome shotgun sequence DNA region contains:
- the LOC119356739 gene encoding F-box/kelch-repeat protein At1g30090-like, with protein MRRVRVSSHHSPVQKLGDSDMKLTPRFRLAGTTSPSSTEPEQQPPWEMPLIPGLPDDAALNCLLRLPVEAHGACRLVCRRWRHLLADKARFFTHRKAMGLRSPWLFTLAFHRCTGKIQWKVLDLDSLAWHAIPGMPCRDRACPRGFGCIAVPGEDAAHLLVCGGLVSDMDCPLHLVLKYDVCKNRWTVVPRMLSARSFFAGGVIDGRVYVAGGYSTDQFELDSAEVLDPVNGVWQPIASMGANMASSDSAVVGGRLYVTEGCAWPFFSSPRGQVYDPKADRWEAMPAGMREGWTGLSVVIDGRLFVISEYERMKVKVYDPETDSWDPVDGPPMPERIMKPLSVSCLESKIVVVGRGLHVVIGHVKKQSSCDYLVRWQDVEVPRAFSDLTPSSSQILHA; from the coding sequence ATGCGCCGCGTTCGAGTCTCGTCTCACCACTCTCCGGTCCAGAAGCTGGGCGATTCCGACATGAAGCTGACGCCCAGGTTCCGGCTCGCCGGCACCACCTCACCGTCCTCAACCGAACCGGAGCAGCAACCTCCATGGGAGATGCCCCTCATCCCGGGCCTCCCGGACGACGCGGCGCTCAACTGCCTCCTCCGGCTGCCCGTGGAGGCCCACGGCGCCTGCAGGCTCGTGTGCCGCCGCTGGCGCCACCTGCTGGCCGACAAGGCGCGCTTCTTCACGCACCGCAAGGCCATGGGCCTCCGCTCGCCCTGGCTCTTCACGCTCGCCTTCCACCGCTGCACGGGCAAGATCCAGTGGAAGGTGCTGGACCTCGACTCCCTCGCCTGGCACGCCATCCCCGGCATGCCCTGCCGGGACCGGGCCTGCCCCCGCGGCTTCGGCTGCATCGCCGTCCCGGGCGAGGACGCCGCCCACCTGCTCGTCTGCGGCGGGCTCGTCTCCGACATGGACTGCCCGCTGCACCTGGTGCTGAAGTACGACGTTTGCAAGAACCGCTGGACCGTCGTGCCCCGGATGCTCTCGGCGCGCTCCTTCTTCGCCGGCGGCGTCATCGACGGCCGCGTGTACGTCGCCGGGGGATACAGCACGGACCAGTTCGAGCTGGACTCGGCGGAGGTCCTCGACCCGGTGAACGGCGTGTGGCAGCCGATCGCCAGCATGGGCGCCAACATGGCCTCCTCggactccgccgtcgtcggcggcaGGCTCTACGTCACCGAGGGCTGCGCGTGGCCCTTCTTCTCGTCGCCGAGAGGGCAGGTGTACGACCCCAAGGCCGACCGCTGGGAGGCGATGCCGGCCGGGATGCGCGAGGGGTGGACGGGGCTCAGCGTGGTCATCGACGGACGCCTCTTCGTCATCTCCGAGTACGAGAGGATGAAGGTGAAGGTCTACGATCCGGAGACGGATTCCTGGGATCCTGTGGACGGGCCTCCCATGCCCGAGCGGATCATGAAGCCTCTGTCCGTGAGCTGCCTGGAGAGCAAGATCGTCGTCGTCGGCCGTGGTCTCCATGTGGTCATCGGCCATGTCAAGAAGCAATCTTCTTGTGATTACTTGGTTCGTTGGCAGGATGTGGAGGTTCCCAGGGCGTTCAGCGATCTCACGCCTTCAAGCAGTCAGATTCTACATGCTTAA